One Rhodococcus sp. P1Y DNA window includes the following coding sequences:
- a CDS encoding DUF2075 domain-containing protein, which translates to MTLLRTTADRIVGMADPASVSEQLLEQMLFRTGRRASPSEQTSWSKSLPAFARDLIDAGLSNVEMLIEYQLPLTSRRVDVVLAGTHPVTGAASYVLVELKQWSSAFKFEGNEELVDVPGMPGGPKLHPVAQVRGYCEYMADFTKSLADQPDALAGVAYLHNALDPTAVSDLRALPPSTDGRLFTAADRQDLHAFLRSRLSATGSSHSPADTLIRSAVAPSQQLLKVAAAEVRDRPQFHLLGEQQLAVDLVLHAVEQARQADSKQVIIVTGGPGSGKSVVALSLVGELARRGRAVLHATGSRSFTQTLRKVAGHRAPRVQKMFKYFNQFMSVERNSLDVLILDEAHRIRETSVDRYTRAELRTDRPQVDELIAAARVPVFLLDEHQIVRPGEMGSLEQIEEYAKSLGLTSRHVHLGEQFRCGGSEEYVLWTKRLLGLTEGGPIPWPGDPQFEVQVADSPEELERILAKQMERGYSARMTAGYCWSWSNARDDGSLVNDVTINNWSRPWNSKSDRRVGDAPPAPLWATEDGGFNQVGCVYTAQGFEYDWNGVIFGPDLVWRDGRLTVKREANRDPDLKNTKKISDIRVDLLIRNIYKVLLTRGMVGTILYSTDAETRKALHSLIDPK; encoded by the coding sequence GTGACATTGCTTCGTACTACCGCTGACAGAATTGTCGGCATGGCAGATCCTGCGTCGGTCAGTGAGCAATTGCTGGAACAGATGCTCTTCCGCACCGGTCGACGCGCAAGTCCTTCCGAGCAAACGTCGTGGAGCAAGAGCCTGCCGGCCTTCGCGCGTGACCTCATCGACGCAGGGTTGTCGAATGTCGAGATGCTCATCGAGTATCAGCTCCCACTTACCTCAAGACGTGTCGACGTAGTGCTCGCCGGTACGCATCCAGTGACCGGTGCAGCTTCTTACGTCTTGGTGGAGCTGAAGCAGTGGTCGTCTGCGTTCAAGTTCGAGGGCAACGAAGAGCTAGTAGATGTGCCCGGGATGCCGGGCGGCCCGAAGCTACATCCAGTCGCCCAGGTGCGCGGATATTGCGAATACATGGCTGACTTCACCAAGTCGCTGGCCGACCAGCCTGACGCGCTGGCAGGTGTCGCCTACCTACACAACGCGCTTGATCCAACAGCCGTGTCAGATCTGCGTGCCCTACCGCCATCGACTGACGGACGGCTGTTTACCGCGGCGGATCGCCAAGACCTACACGCGTTTCTTCGGTCACGGTTGTCAGCCACAGGCAGCAGCCACTCACCCGCAGACACGTTGATCCGATCCGCAGTCGCGCCTTCGCAGCAGCTTTTGAAGGTCGCTGCGGCTGAAGTTCGTGACCGCCCGCAGTTCCATCTGCTGGGTGAGCAGCAACTCGCCGTAGACCTCGTTCTTCACGCTGTCGAGCAAGCTCGGCAAGCTGACAGCAAGCAGGTCATCATCGTGACGGGTGGGCCCGGTAGCGGCAAGAGCGTGGTCGCGCTGTCCCTCGTCGGAGAGTTGGCTCGACGTGGCCGCGCAGTGTTGCACGCAACCGGATCACGTTCTTTCACCCAGACGCTGCGAAAAGTTGCCGGTCACCGCGCTCCACGCGTTCAGAAGATGTTCAAGTACTTCAATCAGTTCATGTCCGTCGAGCGAAACAGCCTGGACGTGCTCATCCTGGATGAAGCGCATCGGATCCGCGAAACATCCGTGGACCGCTATACCAGGGCTGAGCTCCGCACTGACCGCCCACAGGTGGACGAGCTCATTGCCGCCGCCCGCGTTCCCGTTTTCCTCCTCGATGAGCATCAGATCGTGAGACCCGGTGAAATGGGTTCGCTCGAACAGATCGAGGAGTACGCGAAGTCTCTTGGACTGACATCGCGTCACGTGCACCTCGGTGAGCAGTTTCGCTGCGGAGGAAGCGAAGAATACGTCCTTTGGACGAAGCGCCTCCTTGGTTTGACAGAAGGCGGGCCAATCCCCTGGCCTGGCGATCCTCAGTTCGAAGTGCAAGTTGCTGACAGTCCTGAGGAACTCGAACGGATACTCGCCAAACAGATGGAGCGCGGCTACTCAGCACGAATGACAGCTGGCTATTGCTGGAGTTGGAGCAACGCCCGCGACGACGGGTCGCTTGTCAACGACGTCACGATCAATAATTGGTCCCGACCTTGGAATAGCAAGAGTGACAGGCGAGTCGGCGATGCGCCTCCTGCCCCGCTCTGGGCAACCGAGGATGGCGGGTTCAACCAAGTCGGATGTGTCTACACTGCCCAGGGATTCGAGTACGACTGGAATGGTGTGATCTTTGGGCCCGACTTGGTTTGGCGCGATGGTCGGTTAACCGTGAAGCGGGAAGCGAACCGAGATCCCGACCTGAAGAACACCAAGAAAATCAGCGACATCCGCGTTGACTTATTGATCCGGAACATTTACAAGGTACTGCTAACTCGTGGAATGGTTGGGACCATTCTGTACTCCACCGACGCAGAAACGAGGAAAGCCCTTCACTCGCTGATCGACCCAAAGTAG
- a CDS encoding HNH endonuclease produces MVSEQVKSTIRWTAMAAGAGTNKPAGNGRIKIDNPQGQQFLRSLFVGPSDITFPSISGNPFSYGDDLRDRAEREIVVRRGQKRFRQSLLDAYDRKCAVSDSDVEPVLEAAHIYRYFGDHGNHISNGILLRSDLHALFDLRLIAVDRNYTVRISPDLKSSEYKRFHGSSLRIPVASEDSPSLQALSRHADSCQWFQAER; encoded by the coding sequence ATGGTGAGCGAGCAGGTGAAGTCTACGATCCGATGGACAGCCATGGCCGCCGGCGCCGGGACGAACAAGCCTGCAGGAAATGGCCGGATCAAGATCGACAACCCTCAAGGCCAGCAGTTTCTTCGATCGCTTTTTGTGGGTCCCAGTGATATCACTTTCCCGTCAATTTCGGGCAATCCATTTAGCTACGGTGATGATTTGCGCGACCGGGCCGAACGTGAAATTGTCGTCCGACGTGGTCAAAAACGATTTAGACAGTCACTTCTCGACGCATATGACCGCAAGTGCGCGGTCTCGGATTCAGACGTCGAACCGGTACTGGAGGCCGCTCATATCTACCGATATTTCGGCGACCATGGCAACCACATCTCTAACGGAATTCTGTTACGAAGCGACTTACATGCTCTGTTCGATTTACGACTGATTGCGGTAGATCGAAATTACACGGTGCGTATCTCACCGGACCTGAAAAGCAGTGAATACAAAAGATTCCACGGCTCTTCGCTACGAATACCTGTCGCGAGTGAGGATTCTCCAAGTCTTCAGGCGCTAAGCAGACACGCGGATTCTTGTCAATGGTTTCAAGCTGAGAGGTAG
- a CDS encoding Ltp family lipoprotein, whose translation MTTPAGWYPDPERSEQLRWWDGQQWTSALQPQPARPSSTQPAFGSFAPPRTDPPTRKKWPWIAGAAVVFVALVGAIGAQGSSSDGTSASNATTSRVTTEASARVTPAPAISRPSTPAPTASSAPAITTEAPAPSAARVAPVVPVAPQPTRAVEPVTTQPAPAAPAMSAARSNAVQSARSYLEFSAFSRNSLIEQLEYEDYTTADATFAVDYVDPDWYEQAALSAESYLDFTSFSRQGLIDQLIYEGFSNDEAQFGVNSVGL comes from the coding sequence GTGACTACACCTGCTGGTTGGTATCCAGACCCCGAACGTTCCGAACAGCTTCGGTGGTGGGACGGCCAACAGTGGACATCGGCTCTCCAGCCCCAGCCTGCACGTCCGTCATCGACTCAGCCAGCTTTCGGGTCATTTGCTCCACCTCGTACGGATCCGCCGACCCGCAAGAAGTGGCCATGGATCGCGGGAGCCGCGGTAGTTTTCGTGGCCCTCGTGGGTGCTATCGGAGCCCAGGGGTCGTCGTCCGATGGCACGTCAGCGAGCAACGCCACAACTTCGCGCGTCACCACGGAAGCGTCGGCCCGGGTAACACCTGCGCCCGCGATCTCTCGGCCAAGTACGCCTGCGCCGACGGCGTCCTCAGCGCCGGCGATCACAACAGAAGCACCTGCGCCGTCGGCAGCGCGAGTGGCTCCAGTGGTTCCAGTTGCGCCGCAACCAACCCGAGCGGTCGAACCAGTCACTACTCAGCCTGCTCCGGCCGCGCCCGCGATGAGCGCAGCGCGAAGCAACGCGGTTCAGTCGGCCAGGAGCTATCTCGAGTTCAGCGCTTTTTCGCGGAATAGCTTGATCGAGCAGTTGGAGTACGAGGACTACACAACGGCGGATGCGACCTTCGCCGTGGATTACGTCGACCCCGATTGGTACGAGCAAGCTGCGCTGAGCGCTGAAAGCTACCTCGACTTCACGTCATTCTCACGGCAGGGCCTGATTGATCAGTTGATATACGAGGGCTTCAGCAATGACGAAGCCCAATTCGGTGTGAACAGCGTTGGTTTGTAG
- a CDS encoding DUF6194 family protein: protein MSMQQILAGLRTLDGVLELAPTPGSEHPEISWGDHFFYYAPDGQVPRNRQPYATVVTKNYPDDTASRLEAPDRWRLNIHVGAPAFSELIGYAPGDIDAAALDYSTEDVFNPHPLYGAYGWVCVVNPGSSTLDRALDALRSAHLDDRRRVERRQS, encoded by the coding sequence ATGTCGATGCAGCAGATTCTGGCAGGACTACGGACCCTGGACGGTGTCCTCGAACTCGCACCCACACCGGGGAGCGAACATCCCGAGATCTCGTGGGGCGATCACTTCTTCTACTACGCGCCCGACGGCCAGGTTCCGCGCAACCGCCAGCCCTACGCGACGGTCGTCACCAAGAACTATCCGGACGACACGGCTTCCCGTCTCGAAGCACCCGATCGCTGGCGACTGAACATCCACGTCGGGGCGCCAGCCTTCTCCGAACTGATCGGATACGCGCCGGGCGACATCGATGCGGCAGCTCTGGACTACAGCACCGAGGACGTGTTCAACCCTCACCCGCTGTACGGCGCGTACGGGTGGGTCTGCGTGGTGAATCCCGGCAGTTCGACGCTCGATCGCGCTCTGGATGCTCTCCGCAGCGCACATCTCGATGACCGACGACGCGTCGAGCGTCGTCAGAGCTGA
- a CDS encoding methyltransferase domain-containing protein, translating into MARSFDELVAEAESASVDGWDFSWMEGRATEERPSWGYQRLMGEKLGQASAALDIQTGGGEVLAGAPAMPSVMVATESWPPNVAKATTLLRPRGVVVVVDQDEPPLPFADDAFDLVTSRHPATVWWGEVSRVLQPGGTYFAQHVGHSSVFELVEYFLGPQPKCVRRSRHYDDESAQVLAVGLDVVDLRFERLKVEFFDIGAVIYFLRKVIWMVPGFTVDQYRGQLRELHHQIEDEGPFVAHSSRFLIEARKR; encoded by the coding sequence GTGGCACGTTCATTCGACGAATTGGTAGCCGAGGCAGAATCCGCCTCGGTCGATGGTTGGGATTTCAGCTGGATGGAGGGCCGCGCCACCGAAGAGCGTCCGTCGTGGGGATACCAGCGCCTGATGGGGGAGAAGCTCGGGCAGGCGAGCGCGGCGCTCGACATTCAGACCGGCGGAGGTGAGGTTCTCGCCGGCGCGCCGGCGATGCCTTCGGTGATGGTGGCAACCGAGTCGTGGCCACCGAATGTCGCGAAGGCAACCACGTTGCTTCGTCCGCGCGGCGTGGTCGTCGTCGTCGACCAGGATGAGCCGCCGCTGCCCTTCGCCGATGATGCCTTCGATCTGGTGACGAGTCGTCATCCCGCGACGGTGTGGTGGGGCGAGGTCAGTCGTGTTCTGCAACCGGGCGGAACGTACTTCGCTCAGCACGTCGGGCATTCCAGTGTCTTCGAGCTGGTCGAGTATTTTCTAGGGCCGCAGCCGAAGTGTGTCCGACGTAGCCGCCATTACGACGACGAAAGCGCCCAAGTTCTTGCTGTCGGACTCGATGTCGTAGACCTCCGATTCGAGCGCCTGAAGGTGGAGTTCTTCGATATCGGGGCAGTGATTTACTTTCTGCGCAAAGTGATTTGGATGGTCCCAGGCTTCACCGTCGACCAGTACCGCGGGCAGCTGCGGGAGCTGCACCACCAGATCGAGGACGAGGGTCCGTTCGTCGCGCACTCAAGTCGATTCCTGATAGAGGCACGCAAGCGCTGA
- a CDS encoding 8-oxoguanine DNA glycosylase OGG fold protein: MSRLDEGFDPPAACVQWCQLRNFDLHVLDDGVEVDLDWWNRHLREVGLDVRLRGRDLDGQIVTRGNATVQRNDLKMGTDLAHCEQDSLGLLFLCAAWQGSHRNRKAMRRFPDVRNPHLADPDENPLAKILKVLDGCARDRILRETPSGSWSGWPDTPGVGVSLIATFMWAVKGSVEGGRAQLIDQYGVSTLIHEGWLEDPAVTGFTRRRYDRYVALLARWATDIGTSPELVEMWLVQRWSARLREARDGSYAAPTLF; this comes from the coding sequence ATGTCTCGACTCGACGAGGGCTTCGACCCACCTGCCGCGTGTGTTCAGTGGTGCCAGCTTCGCAATTTCGATCTGCACGTACTCGACGACGGTGTCGAGGTGGACCTCGACTGGTGGAATCGGCACTTACGCGAGGTCGGCCTCGATGTTCGACTGCGTGGACGGGATCTGGACGGGCAGATCGTTACCCGCGGGAACGCGACCGTCCAACGAAACGACCTGAAGATGGGCACCGATCTTGCTCACTGCGAGCAGGACTCTCTCGGACTGTTGTTCCTGTGCGCGGCGTGGCAGGGCAGTCACCGCAACCGCAAGGCGATGCGACGATTCCCCGACGTGCGGAACCCTCATCTCGCCGATCCCGACGAGAATCCGCTCGCCAAGATCTTGAAAGTTCTCGACGGTTGCGCGCGAGACCGGATCCTTCGTGAAACCCCGTCCGGATCGTGGTCCGGATGGCCGGACACCCCAGGTGTCGGAGTCTCGCTGATCGCCACGTTCATGTGGGCGGTCAAGGGATCCGTCGAAGGAGGACGTGCGCAGCTGATCGACCAGTACGGCGTCTCCACCCTCATCCACGAAGGATGGCTCGAAGATCCCGCCGTCACCGGCTTCACCAGACGACGCTACGACCGCTACGTCGCACTCCTTGCGAGATGGGCGACCGACATCGGCACTAGTCCCGAACTCGTCGAAATGTGGCTCGTGCAGCGGTGGAGCGCACGACTCCGCGAGGCCCGCGACGGGAGCTACGCCGCACCGACGCTGTTCTGA
- a CDS encoding colicin immunity domain-containing protein, giving the protein MDTLALQRAAFIAPLQDFVEMRISVDQFESRLFELLNEQRGSLDPRVTKPLRYLFCEVDNFAYRNLQDPNSPSGIDEHKFRTSAREALGELLGLQQGRSRAEE; this is encoded by the coding sequence ATGGACACCCTAGCCTTACAAAGAGCGGCCTTCATTGCGCCACTTCAGGACTTCGTCGAGATGCGAATCTCTGTGGACCAGTTCGAATCTCGTTTGTTCGAGCTGCTGAACGAGCAGCGGGGATCACTGGACCCGCGAGTGACCAAACCACTGCGTTACTTGTTCTGCGAAGTCGACAACTTCGCGTATCGAAATCTCCAGGATCCGAACAGCCCGAGCGGAATCGACGAGCACAAGTTCCGAACTTCCGCACGCGAAGCCCTCGGCGAACTGCTTGGCCTGCAGCAGGGCCGCAGCCGAGCCGAGGAGTGA
- a CDS encoding VWA domain-containing protein, whose product MTNPQLSLVAALLDRSGSMNGIADDTRGGFDSFIAKERASDGETKVTLAQFDDRYELVYSSKAIVDVPPLVLEPRGMTALYDAVGRLVTEVGAELAALSEDERPGSVTVLVMTDGHENASKEWTNTAVRELIASQERDYQWDFVFLGSNIDAVEVGADLGFARDKSMTYVSTTVGVTAAFDSVSSYQDRKRAQVMGAPPARGFSESDRRRARGE is encoded by the coding sequence TTGACCAATCCACAGCTGTCTCTCGTCGCCGCTCTGCTCGACCGTTCGGGTTCAATGAACGGCATCGCCGACGACACCCGCGGCGGGTTCGATTCGTTCATCGCCAAGGAGCGTGCGTCCGACGGCGAAACGAAAGTCACGCTCGCGCAGTTCGACGACCGGTACGAGCTGGTCTACAGCTCCAAAGCGATCGTCGACGTGCCGCCCCTCGTGTTGGAGCCACGCGGCATGACCGCGTTGTACGACGCCGTCGGCAGGCTCGTCACGGAGGTCGGCGCCGAGCTCGCGGCATTGTCTGAGGACGAGCGCCCGGGTTCGGTCACCGTCCTCGTCATGACCGACGGTCACGAGAATGCGAGCAAGGAGTGGACCAATACCGCTGTACGCGAGCTGATTGCGAGCCAAGAGCGGGACTATCAGTGGGACTTCGTGTTCCTCGGGTCCAACATCGATGCGGTCGAGGTTGGTGCTGATCTCGGTTTCGCGCGGGACAAGTCGATGACCTACGTGTCGACAACGGTCGGCGTCACTGCTGCCTTCGATTCGGTGTCGAGTTATCAGGACCGCAAGCGTGCACAGGTCATGGGAGCCCCTCCGGCCCGTGGGTTCTCCGAGTCCGATCGTCGCCGGGCGCGTGGGGAGTGA
- a CDS encoding MurR/RpiR family transcriptional regulator, producing MTQPTHPFDMTSFQAALRAVLPSLRASDASVIRVVLDEPGFIQNASTAEVAERASVSNATVVRAARAAGFTGFSDLKFAVARASGGAGMFVPPPRLSDVETTTQLVDSIVSSHVSVVEAIRGTLNSTALQQVVDALDAADRVLVSGSGTSAAVAADAAFRFTSIGLMVQAPVDNLSTLVVARLLRPSDVLLAVSHTGITPQTVAVAKAARHVGATVVAITSFTASPLVDIADHALVAGGSELDLQLAQSSSRLAHLTVVDMLHAGVALADMDRTRRAEAMGFDTPAQ from the coding sequence ATGACCCAGCCGACTCACCCGTTCGACATGACGAGCTTTCAGGCTGCTCTGCGTGCGGTTCTGCCAAGCCTGAGGGCAAGTGACGCGTCGGTCATCCGGGTGGTTCTCGACGAACCGGGGTTCATCCAGAATGCGTCGACAGCGGAAGTTGCCGAGCGCGCATCTGTTTCGAACGCGACCGTGGTGCGTGCAGCACGCGCAGCAGGTTTCACCGGGTTCAGCGATTTGAAGTTCGCTGTCGCCCGCGCGTCCGGAGGCGCAGGGATGTTCGTACCTCCTCCCCGACTGTCGGACGTCGAAACGACAACGCAGCTGGTCGATTCCATTGTCTCGAGCCACGTCAGCGTGGTGGAGGCAATCCGAGGGACACTGAACAGCACTGCGCTGCAACAGGTTGTCGACGCTCTCGACGCAGCGGACCGTGTGCTGGTGTCCGGTTCGGGAACGTCGGCCGCCGTCGCTGCAGATGCGGCGTTCAGATTCACCTCCATCGGGCTGATGGTTCAAGCGCCGGTGGACAATCTGTCGACACTGGTGGTCGCCCGCCTGCTCCGCCCGTCCGACGTCCTCCTCGCGGTCAGCCATACCGGAATCACTCCGCAGACCGTCGCCGTGGCCAAGGCCGCGCGACATGTCGGCGCCACGGTCGTCGCGATCACCAGCTTCACTGCGTCGCCGCTCGTCGACATCGCTGATCACGCGCTCGTCGCCGGAGGTTCCGAGCTGGATCTGCAACTCGCTCAGTCGAGTAGCCGGCTCGCGCACCTGACCGTCGTCGACATGCTCCACGCCGGAGTTGCGTTGGCGGACATGGACCGAACCCGCCGCGCGGAGGCGATGGGCTTCGACACCCCGGCCCAGTGA
- a CDS encoding DMT family transporter: MNHAALGLVGLAAVFHAVWNIAAKRFTGDAALFVWMYMTVSAALCLPVAWIFGDWTVSWALVVGPLVTAVLHIAYSITLQTGYARADLNVVYPVARGVGPLLTVVVAVAVLGERPGPLPLLGGLIILIGILVVTGFRRRGNGSVRTGVLFGTATGVTIAAYTLWDHYSVVTLNISPVTYFALAVSMQSLLLTPKTLGKGPQLREMLRTYWREISIIAVLSPAAYILVLVAMKTLPLSVVAPARESSIVVGSLLAWWLFHEANPVRRLAGSAVVLGGIVLIAVN; the protein is encoded by the coding sequence GTGAATCACGCAGCTCTGGGGCTCGTCGGGTTGGCGGCCGTATTCCACGCCGTGTGGAACATTGCGGCAAAACGTTTCACCGGCGATGCAGCCCTGTTCGTCTGGATGTACATGACCGTCTCGGCTGCGCTGTGTCTGCCGGTCGCATGGATTTTCGGCGACTGGACTGTGTCGTGGGCTCTCGTCGTCGGCCCCCTCGTCACCGCGGTCCTGCACATCGCCTACTCCATCACCCTCCAAACAGGCTATGCACGTGCTGATTTGAACGTCGTGTATCCGGTGGCGCGCGGCGTCGGCCCGCTCCTGACGGTTGTAGTCGCGGTCGCTGTTCTCGGTGAGCGACCTGGCCCATTACCGCTGCTAGGTGGCCTGATAATCCTGATCGGGATACTCGTCGTGACAGGTTTTCGTCGGCGCGGAAACGGTTCGGTCCGAACAGGCGTGCTGTTCGGTACCGCGACCGGCGTAACAATCGCGGCCTACACGCTGTGGGACCACTACTCCGTCGTGACACTGAACATCTCGCCTGTCACATACTTTGCACTGGCGGTCTCGATGCAGTCCCTCCTCCTCACGCCCAAAACACTGGGCAAGGGCCCTCAGCTGCGGGAGATGCTCAGAACGTACTGGCGAGAGATTTCGATCATCGCAGTTCTGTCACCAGCTGCTTACATTCTGGTCTTGGTGGCGATGAAGACTCTTCCGCTGTCGGTTGTCGCGCCCGCCCGAGAGTCGTCGATCGTCGTCGGCTCATTGCTTGCGTGGTGGTTGTTCCACGAAGCCAATCCCGTACGACGGCTTGCAGGTTCCGCGGTGGTGCTCGGTGGGATCGTGTTGATCGCGGTCAACTAG
- a CDS encoding zinc-binding dehydrogenase — translation MKAIAIQTFGSPTGMRVVDLPVPTAEPGQVLIEVEAIGVGGVDAVIRRGALNSLGLAAGFVPGSEVAGVVTGAGDGVDDAWIGRRVWAFTGMGGGYVEYATAAVGDIVALPSDLTSIDAVTLGSAAPVAHFALERANLKAGESVLVRGAAGSLGIAAVEIAARTGSVTVTTSSFERGDRLRALGATHVLDRDGNGDGPEDFDVVIDVIAGPALPRFVERLAPNGRLVLIGIVGGPLPLDLVDTLTASFRKSLSISTLSLDTIPIADRDRVRADYFASATRGEIHAIVDEVLPLDRAAEAHRRMDDGQVFGRIVLTP, via the coding sequence ATGAAAGCAATCGCGATCCAGACCTTCGGAAGCCCCACCGGTATGCGCGTGGTCGACCTGCCTGTCCCGACGGCAGAGCCGGGCCAGGTCCTCATCGAGGTCGAGGCTATTGGAGTGGGCGGCGTCGATGCAGTCATTCGCAGAGGGGCGCTGAACAGCCTGGGATTGGCTGCGGGATTCGTCCCGGGCAGTGAAGTGGCGGGAGTCGTCACTGGCGCCGGCGACGGCGTCGACGACGCCTGGATCGGACGACGTGTGTGGGCATTCACCGGGATGGGTGGTGGGTACGTCGAGTATGCGACAGCGGCAGTCGGCGACATCGTCGCCCTACCCTCGGATCTGACGAGCATCGACGCCGTAACGCTTGGAAGTGCGGCTCCGGTAGCTCATTTCGCATTGGAGCGAGCGAACCTGAAGGCGGGGGAGTCCGTACTGGTCCGAGGTGCAGCCGGAAGTCTCGGCATTGCTGCAGTGGAGATTGCTGCGCGAACTGGATCGGTGACCGTCACGACGTCGTCGTTTGAACGTGGGGATCGACTCCGCGCGCTCGGTGCTACTCATGTGCTCGACCGTGACGGAAACGGCGACGGGCCAGAGGACTTCGACGTGGTGATCGACGTCATCGCTGGTCCCGCGCTACCCAGGTTCGTCGAGAGGCTCGCGCCGAACGGCCGACTCGTTCTCATCGGAATCGTTGGTGGGCCACTACCGCTGGACCTCGTTGATACGTTGACGGCGTCGTTCCGAAAGTCGCTGTCGATCAGCACACTCAGTCTCGATACCATCCCGATTGCTGACCGTGATCGTGTGCGCGCCGACTATTTCGCGTCGGCCACGCGCGGAGAGATCCACGCCATCGTCGACGAAGTCCTTCCGCTCGACCGAGCCGCCGAAGCGCATCGGCGCATGGACGACGGACAAGTATTCGGGAGGATAGTGCTGACGCCGTAA
- a CDS encoding TetR/AcrR family transcriptional regulator — MAQSLTQNLRTDAKENRDRILEVAREVFASDGLGVSMREVARRAEVGPATLYRRFPTKKDLILESFLDEFRTCRQIVRDGYDHPDAWRGFCYIIEQLSELNAQNQGFTEAFVAEYPEAVDLALHRSEALRAFTDLARRAQAQGKLRSDFVVDDLVLVLSAGRGLSTTPTKDRVRAARRFAALMIDALRSAPTNHPLPSSPPLTRTLVAVPE; from the coding sequence ATGGCCCAGAGTTTGACTCAGAACCTGCGCACCGACGCCAAGGAAAACCGTGACCGTATTCTCGAGGTCGCGCGAGAGGTGTTCGCCTCCGACGGTCTGGGCGTATCCATGCGCGAGGTCGCGCGCCGCGCCGAGGTGGGACCCGCGACTCTGTATCGCCGCTTCCCCACAAAGAAGGACCTGATCCTCGAATCTTTCCTCGACGAATTCCGTACATGTCGGCAGATCGTCCGCGACGGTTACGATCACCCCGATGCGTGGCGCGGATTCTGTTACATCATCGAACAACTCAGCGAACTGAACGCGCAGAACCAAGGATTCACCGAAGCCTTCGTCGCCGAGTATCCGGAAGCTGTCGACCTCGCGCTTCACCGCAGCGAAGCCCTTCGCGCATTCACGGACCTGGCTCGTCGAGCGCAAGCCCAGGGCAAGTTGCGGTCCGATTTCGTCGTCGACGATTTGGTTCTCGTCCTGAGCGCGGGCCGCGGACTGTCGACAACCCCTACGAAGGACCGAGTCCGCGCCGCCCGGCGCTTCGCTGCGTTGATGATCGACGCCTTACGATCGGCGCCGACCAATCATCCGCTGCCTTCTTCGCCGCCGCTTACTCGGACGTTGGTTGCCGTCCCGGAATAG
- a CDS encoding isochorismatase family protein: MTSPRRALIVIDVQQEYFEGVLKIQYPPRDESLANILTALEVATAQSLPVAIVQHEMPEGAPAFVKGTPTYELHPDIEAQLQPSWKRVEKKFSSVFAGTDVAEWLKSENIDTVSIVGYMTNNCDLATSADTEVLGFTAEILSDATGAINLSNEAGTVSAEQLHKALMVLYQSNFAAVATTSDWTEAVKSGSALPSNNLVVSAAQGNEAVG; this comes from the coding sequence ATGACCTCACCTCGCCGCGCACTCATCGTCATCGACGTTCAGCAGGAATACTTCGAGGGTGTGCTGAAGATCCAGTACCCACCACGGGACGAGTCGCTGGCCAACATCCTCACTGCACTCGAAGTGGCGACGGCGCAAAGCCTTCCGGTTGCGATCGTGCAGCACGAGATGCCGGAAGGTGCGCCGGCGTTCGTGAAGGGCACGCCGACGTACGAACTGCACCCCGACATCGAGGCGCAACTCCAGCCGTCGTGGAAGCGTGTCGAGAAGAAGTTCAGCAGCGTCTTCGCCGGCACCGACGTCGCCGAGTGGTTGAAGTCCGAGAACATCGACACCGTCAGCATCGTCGGATACATGACCAACAACTGCGATCTTGCGACGTCGGCCGACACCGAGGTCCTCGGCTTCACCGCCGAGATTCTGTCCGACGCCACCGGCGCGATCAACCTGTCCAACGAGGCCGGGACAGTATCTGCCGAGCAACTGCACAAGGCGTTGATGGTGCTGTACCAGTCCAATTTCGCCGCTGTCGCAACAACATCCGACTGGACCGAGGCTGTGAAGTCCGGAAGTGCTTTGCCGTCGAACAACCTCGTCGTATCCGCAGCGCAGGGAAACGAGGCTGTGGGCTAG